One segment of Platichthys flesus chromosome 15, fPlaFle2.1, whole genome shotgun sequence DNA contains the following:
- the dpf2 gene encoding zinc finger protein ubi-d4 isoform X1 has translation MAAVVENVVKLLGEQYYRDAMEQCHNYNARLCAERSVRMPFLDSQTGVAQSNCYIWMEKRHRGPGMAPGQLYTYPSRRWRKKRRSHPPDDPRLVFPSVKSEVDLAVKKDTVLSSDGSSLEALLKGDSLDKRTTTEIRGSEEDSNTSDYTGVLTPAARIRKTQKIVEPEDFLDDLDDEDYEEDTPKRRGKGKGKGRGVGSSTRKKLDTAAQEDRDKPFACDNTIKQKHISKPSERVCGKRYKNRPGLSYHYAHSHLAEEEGEQKEEVEINEPARPLPDEPKTPKKGPDGLALPNKYCDFCLGDSKTNLKTGQSEELVSCSDCGRSGHPSCLQFTSVMMAAVKTYHWQCIECKCCNICGTSENDDQLLFCDDCDRGYHMYCLNPPMSEPPEGSWSCHLCLELLKDKASIYQNQNAPPS, from the exons ATGGCAGCTGTTGTTGAGAATGTTGTCAAACT GCTCGGGGAGCAGTACTACAGAGATGCAATGGAGCAATGTCACAACTACAACGCCAGGCTCTGTGCTGAGAGGAGTGTCCGGATGCCGTTCCTCGACTCGCAGACCGGCGTAGCTCAGAGCAACTGCTACATTTGGATGGAGAAGAGACACAGGGGACCAG GCATGGCTCCAGGGCAGCTCTACACCTACCCGtccaggagatggaggaagaaacGGCGATCTCATCCTCCAGATGACCCCCGACTTGTCTTCCCTTCTGTCAAGTCAG AGGTGGATTTAGCAGTGAAGAAGGATACTGTGCTGTCGTCGGACGGCAGCAGCCTGGAGGCCCTGCTGAAGGGAGATTCCTTGGACAAACGTACGACCACAGAGATCCGAGGGTCTGAAGAAGACTCAAACACGAGTGATTACACTGGAGTCTTGACCCCTGCAGCTCGGATCAGAAA GACACAGAAAATCGTCGAGCCTGAAGACTTCCTGGACGACCTAGACGATGAAGATTATGAGGAAGATACACCTAAAAGAAGAGGCAAAGGGAAAGGGAAG GGTCGAGGAGTGGGCAGCAGCACCAGGAAGAAGctggacacagcagcacaggaggACAGGGACAAGCCGTTCGCCTGTGACA acACTATCAAACAAAAGCATATTTCAAAACCTTCTGAAAGAG TCTGTGGGAAGCGCTACAAGAACCGTCCCGGCCTGAGTTACCACTACGCCCACTCCCAcctggcggaggaggagggtgagcagaaggaggaggtggagatcaACGAGCCGGCCAGGCCGCTGCCAGATGAGCCTAAAA CTCCCAAGAAAGGCCCGGATGGTCTCGCGTTGCCTAATAAGTACTGTGATTTCTGCCTGGGAGACTCCAAAACCAACCTGAAGACTGGTCAGTCCGAGGAGTTGGTGTCCTGCTCCGACTGTGGACGCTCAG GCCACCCGTCTTGCCTGCAGTTCACTTCTGTGATGATGGCCGCTGTGAAGACGTACCACTGGCAGTGCATCGAGTGCAAGTGCTGCAACATCTGCGGCACCTCAGAGAATGAC GATCAGCTTCTGTTCTGTGACGACTGCGATCGAGGCTATCACATGTACTGTCTCAACCCACCCATGTCTGAGCCTCCAGAGG GGAGCTGGAGCTGTCATCTATGTCTGGAACTGTTAAAAGACAAGGCGTCCATCTATCAGAACCAGAACGCCCCCCCCTCGTGA
- the dpf2 gene encoding zinc finger protein ubi-d4 isoform X3, producing the protein MAAVVENVVKLLGEQYYRDAMEQCHNYNARLCAERSVRMPFLDSQTGVAQSNCYIWMEKRHRGPGMAPGQLYTYPSRRWRKKRRSHPPDDPRLVFPSVKSEVDLAVKKDTVLSSDGSSLEALLKGDSLDKRTTTEIRGSEEDSNTSDYTGVLTPAARIRKTQKIVEPEDFLDDLDDEDYEEDTPKRRGKGKGKGRGVGSSTRKKLDTAAQEDRDKPFACDICGKRYKNRPGLSYHYAHSHLAEEEGEQKEEVEINEPARPLPDEPKTPKKGPDGLALPNKYCDFCLGDSKTNLKTGQSEELVSCSDCGRSGHPSCLQFTSVMMAAVKTYHWQCIECKCCNICGTSENDDQLLFCDDCDRGYHMYCLNPPMSEPPEGSWSCHLCLELLKDKASIYQNQNAPPS; encoded by the exons ATGGCAGCTGTTGTTGAGAATGTTGTCAAACT GCTCGGGGAGCAGTACTACAGAGATGCAATGGAGCAATGTCACAACTACAACGCCAGGCTCTGTGCTGAGAGGAGTGTCCGGATGCCGTTCCTCGACTCGCAGACCGGCGTAGCTCAGAGCAACTGCTACATTTGGATGGAGAAGAGACACAGGGGACCAG GCATGGCTCCAGGGCAGCTCTACACCTACCCGtccaggagatggaggaagaaacGGCGATCTCATCCTCCAGATGACCCCCGACTTGTCTTCCCTTCTGTCAAGTCAG AGGTGGATTTAGCAGTGAAGAAGGATACTGTGCTGTCGTCGGACGGCAGCAGCCTGGAGGCCCTGCTGAAGGGAGATTCCTTGGACAAACGTACGACCACAGAGATCCGAGGGTCTGAAGAAGACTCAAACACGAGTGATTACACTGGAGTCTTGACCCCTGCAGCTCGGATCAGAAA GACACAGAAAATCGTCGAGCCTGAAGACTTCCTGGACGACCTAGACGATGAAGATTATGAGGAAGATACACCTAAAAGAAGAGGCAAAGGGAAAGGGAAG GGTCGAGGAGTGGGCAGCAGCACCAGGAAGAAGctggacacagcagcacaggaggACAGGGACAAGCCGTTCGCCTGTGACA TCTGTGGGAAGCGCTACAAGAACCGTCCCGGCCTGAGTTACCACTACGCCCACTCCCAcctggcggaggaggagggtgagcagaaggaggaggtggagatcaACGAGCCGGCCAGGCCGCTGCCAGATGAGCCTAAAA CTCCCAAGAAAGGCCCGGATGGTCTCGCGTTGCCTAATAAGTACTGTGATTTCTGCCTGGGAGACTCCAAAACCAACCTGAAGACTGGTCAGTCCGAGGAGTTGGTGTCCTGCTCCGACTGTGGACGCTCAG GCCACCCGTCTTGCCTGCAGTTCACTTCTGTGATGATGGCCGCTGTGAAGACGTACCACTGGCAGTGCATCGAGTGCAAGTGCTGCAACATCTGCGGCACCTCAGAGAATGAC GATCAGCTTCTGTTCTGTGACGACTGCGATCGAGGCTATCACATGTACTGTCTCAACCCACCCATGTCTGAGCCTCCAGAGG GGAGCTGGAGCTGTCATCTATGTCTGGAACTGTTAAAAGACAAGGCGTCCATCTATCAGAACCAGAACGCCCCCCCCTCGTGA
- the dpf2 gene encoding zinc finger protein ubi-d4 isoform X4 — protein sequence MAAVVENVVKLLGEQYYRDAMEQCHNYNARLCAERSVRMPFLDSQTGVAQSNCYIWMEKRHRGPGMAPGQLYTYPSRRWRKKRRSHPPDDPRLVFPSVKSEVDLAVKKDTVLSSDGSSLEALLKGDSLDKRTTTEIRGSEEDSNTSDYTGVLTPAARIRKKIVEPEDFLDDLDDEDYEEDTPKRRGKGKGKGRGVGSSTRKKLDTAAQEDRDKPFACDICGKRYKNRPGLSYHYAHSHLAEEEGEQKEEVEINEPARPLPDEPKTPKKGPDGLALPNKYCDFCLGDSKTNLKTGQSEELVSCSDCGRSGHPSCLQFTSVMMAAVKTYHWQCIECKCCNICGTSENDDQLLFCDDCDRGYHMYCLNPPMSEPPEGSWSCHLCLELLKDKASIYQNQNAPPS from the exons ATGGCAGCTGTTGTTGAGAATGTTGTCAAACT GCTCGGGGAGCAGTACTACAGAGATGCAATGGAGCAATGTCACAACTACAACGCCAGGCTCTGTGCTGAGAGGAGTGTCCGGATGCCGTTCCTCGACTCGCAGACCGGCGTAGCTCAGAGCAACTGCTACATTTGGATGGAGAAGAGACACAGGGGACCAG GCATGGCTCCAGGGCAGCTCTACACCTACCCGtccaggagatggaggaagaaacGGCGATCTCATCCTCCAGATGACCCCCGACTTGTCTTCCCTTCTGTCAAGTCAG AGGTGGATTTAGCAGTGAAGAAGGATACTGTGCTGTCGTCGGACGGCAGCAGCCTGGAGGCCCTGCTGAAGGGAGATTCCTTGGACAAACGTACGACCACAGAGATCCGAGGGTCTGAAGAAGACTCAAACACGAGTGATTACACTGGAGTCTTGACCCCTGCAGCTCGGATCAGAAAG AAAATCGTCGAGCCTGAAGACTTCCTGGACGACCTAGACGATGAAGATTATGAGGAAGATACACCTAAAAGAAGAGGCAAAGGGAAAGGGAAG GGTCGAGGAGTGGGCAGCAGCACCAGGAAGAAGctggacacagcagcacaggaggACAGGGACAAGCCGTTCGCCTGTGACA TCTGTGGGAAGCGCTACAAGAACCGTCCCGGCCTGAGTTACCACTACGCCCACTCCCAcctggcggaggaggagggtgagcagaaggaggaggtggagatcaACGAGCCGGCCAGGCCGCTGCCAGATGAGCCTAAAA CTCCCAAGAAAGGCCCGGATGGTCTCGCGTTGCCTAATAAGTACTGTGATTTCTGCCTGGGAGACTCCAAAACCAACCTGAAGACTGGTCAGTCCGAGGAGTTGGTGTCCTGCTCCGACTGTGGACGCTCAG GCCACCCGTCTTGCCTGCAGTTCACTTCTGTGATGATGGCCGCTGTGAAGACGTACCACTGGCAGTGCATCGAGTGCAAGTGCTGCAACATCTGCGGCACCTCAGAGAATGAC GATCAGCTTCTGTTCTGTGACGACTGCGATCGAGGCTATCACATGTACTGTCTCAACCCACCCATGTCTGAGCCTCCAGAGG GGAGCTGGAGCTGTCATCTATGTCTGGAACTGTTAAAAGACAAGGCGTCCATCTATCAGAACCAGAACGCCCCCCCCTCGTGA
- the dpf2 gene encoding zinc finger protein ubi-d4 isoform X2: MAAVVENVVKLLGEQYYRDAMEQCHNYNARLCAERSVRMPFLDSQTGVAQSNCYIWMEKRHRGPGMAPGQLYTYPSRRWRKKRRSHPPDDPRLVFPSVKSEVDLAVKKDTVLSSDGSSLEALLKGDSLDKRTTTEIRGSEEDSNTSDYTGVLTPAARIRKKIVEPEDFLDDLDDEDYEEDTPKRRGKGKGKGRGVGSSTRKKLDTAAQEDRDKPFACDNTIKQKHISKPSERVCGKRYKNRPGLSYHYAHSHLAEEEGEQKEEVEINEPARPLPDEPKTPKKGPDGLALPNKYCDFCLGDSKTNLKTGQSEELVSCSDCGRSGHPSCLQFTSVMMAAVKTYHWQCIECKCCNICGTSENDDQLLFCDDCDRGYHMYCLNPPMSEPPEGSWSCHLCLELLKDKASIYQNQNAPPS, from the exons ATGGCAGCTGTTGTTGAGAATGTTGTCAAACT GCTCGGGGAGCAGTACTACAGAGATGCAATGGAGCAATGTCACAACTACAACGCCAGGCTCTGTGCTGAGAGGAGTGTCCGGATGCCGTTCCTCGACTCGCAGACCGGCGTAGCTCAGAGCAACTGCTACATTTGGATGGAGAAGAGACACAGGGGACCAG GCATGGCTCCAGGGCAGCTCTACACCTACCCGtccaggagatggaggaagaaacGGCGATCTCATCCTCCAGATGACCCCCGACTTGTCTTCCCTTCTGTCAAGTCAG AGGTGGATTTAGCAGTGAAGAAGGATACTGTGCTGTCGTCGGACGGCAGCAGCCTGGAGGCCCTGCTGAAGGGAGATTCCTTGGACAAACGTACGACCACAGAGATCCGAGGGTCTGAAGAAGACTCAAACACGAGTGATTACACTGGAGTCTTGACCCCTGCAGCTCGGATCAGAAAG AAAATCGTCGAGCCTGAAGACTTCCTGGACGACCTAGACGATGAAGATTATGAGGAAGATACACCTAAAAGAAGAGGCAAAGGGAAAGGGAAG GGTCGAGGAGTGGGCAGCAGCACCAGGAAGAAGctggacacagcagcacaggaggACAGGGACAAGCCGTTCGCCTGTGACA acACTATCAAACAAAAGCATATTTCAAAACCTTCTGAAAGAG TCTGTGGGAAGCGCTACAAGAACCGTCCCGGCCTGAGTTACCACTACGCCCACTCCCAcctggcggaggaggagggtgagcagaaggaggaggtggagatcaACGAGCCGGCCAGGCCGCTGCCAGATGAGCCTAAAA CTCCCAAGAAAGGCCCGGATGGTCTCGCGTTGCCTAATAAGTACTGTGATTTCTGCCTGGGAGACTCCAAAACCAACCTGAAGACTGGTCAGTCCGAGGAGTTGGTGTCCTGCTCCGACTGTGGACGCTCAG GCCACCCGTCTTGCCTGCAGTTCACTTCTGTGATGATGGCCGCTGTGAAGACGTACCACTGGCAGTGCATCGAGTGCAAGTGCTGCAACATCTGCGGCACCTCAGAGAATGAC GATCAGCTTCTGTTCTGTGACGACTGCGATCGAGGCTATCACATGTACTGTCTCAACCCACCCATGTCTGAGCCTCCAGAGG GGAGCTGGAGCTGTCATCTATGTCTGGAACTGTTAAAAGACAAGGCGTCCATCTATCAGAACCAGAACGCCCCCCCCTCGTGA